One genomic segment of Rhodohalobacter mucosus includes these proteins:
- a CDS encoding sulfite exporter TauE/SafE family protein: MLPANLRKKPLRIFLAGCLIVLASWAIYMSYMDSWGLFAENWFMTLVMIFGSLIAGASSEGGGAIAYPVMTLIFSIEPDVARNFSFAIQSFGMTSAAIWILLSGIRVEKTYLLLAGLGGLAGIVSGSWLVAPFVVPSYAKMMFVSFWLSFGLALWAVNFSKTRKKTDRLPALTRNQKLELVLVGVAGGVFSSIFGNGLDICTFSYVVLKYGLSEKVATPTSVILMASNAVAGYFIQGAVLQNMQPEAIGYLLVCIPVVIFGAPVGAYTINRFGRRSIAFVLISIIVLQFFTAIYVIRPDLTLSLFSAGVFVFGVIFFFLLTRNNRGIHNK, encoded by the coding sequence TTGCTACCTGCGAATCTGAGAAAAAAACCACTGCGAATATTTCTGGCCGGCTGCCTCATCGTACTTGCCTCATGGGCTATCTACATGTCGTATATGGATAGCTGGGGCTTGTTTGCAGAGAACTGGTTCATGACGCTGGTTATGATCTTTGGCTCACTTATCGCCGGTGCCAGTTCGGAAGGCGGCGGGGCCATCGCCTATCCGGTAATGACGCTTATTTTCAGCATTGAGCCCGATGTTGCGCGCAATTTCAGTTTTGCGATTCAGAGTTTTGGTATGACCTCTGCTGCCATATGGATCCTCCTGTCAGGTATACGGGTCGAAAAAACCTACCTCTTACTGGCCGGATTAGGGGGATTGGCGGGAATCGTTTCAGGTTCATGGCTGGTTGCGCCTTTTGTAGTGCCATCTTATGCCAAAATGATGTTTGTTTCATTCTGGCTGAGCTTTGGACTTGCTCTTTGGGCCGTAAATTTTTCCAAAACCCGCAAAAAAACCGACCGGCTTCCTGCTTTGACCCGCAATCAGAAACTGGAGCTGGTGCTGGTAGGAGTTGCAGGGGGTGTGTTCAGCTCAATTTTCGGCAACGGACTCGATATATGTACCTTTTCTTATGTTGTACTGAAGTATGGTCTGTCGGAAAAGGTAGCCACCCCAACATCCGTGATCCTGATGGCTTCCAATGCGGTTGCGGGTTACTTTATCCAGGGAGCTGTGCTACAAAATATGCAGCCCGAAGCTATCGGTTACCTGTTGGTTTGCATTCCCGTTGTCATTTTCGGAGCTCCCGTAGGCGCCTATACCATCAATCGATTTGGGCGGAGGTCGATAGCTTTTGTGCTGATATCGATTATTGTCCTGCAGTTTTTCACCGCTATTTATGTGATCAGGCCGGATCTGACTCTCTCTCTTTTTTCAGCAGGAGTCTTTGTTTTCGGGGTGATCTTTTTCTTCCTGCTCACCCGGAATAACAGGGGCATTCATAATAAATAA